One stretch of Acidicapsa acidisoli DNA includes these proteins:
- a CDS encoding DUF4159 domain-containing protein, with amino-acid sequence MKISRIAITAISAMAFCGALWAWQQTADFGFGNDDSPTNVKAEFYWSRLAYSSRLSYAASAQTFGGYGRRWFNSWSRDYPKADRQFLIAMHRLTRIDGRPTEQVVTLDSDEIFNYPWIYAVQVQNWAFTDAEAKRLREYLLKGGFLMVDDFHGTEDWENFMNGMRQVLPDKPIENLQSGDEIFHTLYDIDDKMQIPGEQYVWSGRTYEKDGYQPKWRAIRDDKGRIIVAICHNMHLGDAWEWADDPNYPETFASMAFRVGLDYIIYGMTH; translated from the coding sequence ATGAAGATTTCGCGTATTGCCATCACGGCGATCTCAGCCATGGCCTTCTGCGGAGCCCTCTGGGCCTGGCAGCAGACGGCTGACTTTGGCTTTGGCAACGACGACTCACCCACCAATGTGAAGGCGGAGTTCTACTGGTCCCGCCTGGCTTATTCCTCGCGCCTCTCTTACGCTGCGAGTGCCCAGACCTTTGGTGGCTATGGCCGCCGCTGGTTCAATTCCTGGTCGCGCGACTATCCCAAAGCTGACCGCCAGTTTCTCATTGCCATGCACCGGTTGACCCGCATCGACGGCCGCCCTACGGAGCAGGTGGTAACGCTCGACTCCGATGAAATCTTCAATTATCCCTGGATTTACGCCGTTCAGGTGCAGAACTGGGCCTTTACAGACGCGGAAGCCAAGCGGCTGCGGGAGTATCTCCTCAAAGGCGGCTTTCTCATGGTGGATGATTTCCACGGCACTGAAGATTGGGAGAATTTCATGAATGGCATGCGGCAGGTGTTGCCCGACAAGCCTATTGAAAACCTCCAAAGCGGAGATGAAATCTTCCACACCCTCTACGACATCGACGATAAGATGCAAATACCCGGCGAACAATACGTCTGGTCTGGCCGCACTTACGAGAAAGACGGATATCAGCCTAAGTGGCGTGCGATTCGCGACGACAAGGGCCGCATTATCGTCGCTATCTGTCATAACATGCACTTGGGCGATGCATGGGAGTGGGCGGACGATCCGAACTATCCCGAAACCTTCGCGTCGATGGCCTTTCGTGTCGGGCTGGATTACATCATCTATGGAATGACTCATTGA
- a CDS encoding DUF4112 domain-containing protein — MPSYQPQGLVEPPEPSRRAGQTASARPGNRWNQGSMLLSDDRLQWLEILLDEAFVIPGTRIRFGIDGIIGLIPGLGDVLVGILSLVIPLVAWIRGTPYITLVRMLTNVSIGLLIGTIPILGDAFDIFWKANRRNYRLLTRSIAEPHRHTWRDWGFLFVLGAGIAIVFAIPVAFVIWLVTMLAHWRPVG; from the coding sequence ATGCCGTCCTATCAACCGCAAGGACTCGTCGAGCCGCCCGAACCCAGCCGCAGGGCAGGCCAAACCGCCAGCGCCCGACCCGGAAATCGCTGGAACCAAGGCAGCATGCTTCTGAGCGACGACCGCCTCCAATGGCTTGAGATTCTTCTCGACGAAGCCTTCGTGATCCCGGGAACCCGCATTCGATTTGGGATCGACGGCATCATCGGCCTTATCCCCGGCCTGGGAGACGTCCTGGTTGGGATTCTCTCGCTCGTCATTCCACTCGTTGCCTGGATCCGCGGTACTCCCTACATCACCCTCGTGCGAATGCTGACCAATGTCTCCATCGGCCTGCTTATCGGAACGATTCCCATCCTCGGCGACGCCTTCGACATCTTCTGGAAGGCCAACCGCCGCAATTACCGACTGCTCACCCGCTCCATCGCCGAGCCGCACCGCCATACCTGGCGAGACTGGGGCTTCCTTTTCGTTCTTGGCGCAGGCATCGCCATCGTCTTCGCCATTCCTGTTGCCTTCGTGATCTGGCTTGTGACGATGCTGGCTCACTGGCGGCCTGTTGGTTGA
- a CDS encoding DUF488 domain-containing protein yields the protein MIKIKRVYDTVDVEDGTRFLVDRLWPRGVGKDEMKVDTWLKDVAPSTELRKWFGHDPTKWSEFRRHYFSELRTNPNVWQPIVEAEKKGAVTLLYGAKDETYNNAVALREFLNAHLFRPK from the coding sequence ATGATCAAGATAAAGCGCGTGTACGACACAGTCGACGTCGAAGACGGAACCCGATTTCTCGTTGACCGATTATGGCCGAGAGGGGTTGGGAAGGATGAAATGAAGGTAGATACTTGGCTTAAAGATGTGGCTCCCAGCACGGAATTGCGAAAGTGGTTTGGCCACGATCCCACCAAGTGGAGTGAATTCCGCCGCCACTATTTCTCTGAGCTAAGAACAAATCCAAATGTGTGGCAGCCAATTGTCGAGGCCGAGAAGAAAGGAGCCGTAACTCTGCTCTATGGCGCGAAGGACGAAACATACAACAATGCGGTTGCCCTTCGTGAATTCTTGAACGCTCATTTGTTTCGTCCGAAATGA
- a CDS encoding MarR family winged helix-turn-helix transcriptional regulator, with the protein MNNQPAVPGPDLLLRTLAEFRYELRRFLHFSECAALEAGLQPQQHQLLLQLAGAPENTALTISYVAERLGLKHNSAVELADRSEREGLLERTADVDDKRRAILRVTRKGRLLLGRLAGDHAKELNELAPRLTKALKYISFNMHRSTDAEAR; encoded by the coding sequence ATGAACAACCAACCAGCTGTGCCTGGCCCGGACTTGCTACTCAGGACATTAGCTGAATTTCGCTATGAACTGCGGCGTTTTTTGCACTTCAGCGAATGCGCGGCTTTGGAAGCGGGATTGCAGCCGCAGCAACATCAACTTCTGCTCCAGTTGGCTGGCGCTCCCGAGAATACGGCTCTAACGATTTCGTATGTGGCCGAACGGCTTGGACTGAAGCACAATAGTGCTGTTGAACTCGCTGACCGCTCGGAGCGCGAGGGACTGCTCGAACGTACGGCTGATGTGGATGACAAGAGGCGAGCTATTTTGCGTGTCACCCGCAAAGGCAGGCTGCTTCTTGGCCGACTCGCTGGCGACCATGCGAAAGAGCTCAATGAACTCGCGCCTCGGCTGACAAAGGCGTTGAAGTACATCTCATTCAATATGCACAGATCAACCGATGCGGAGGCTCGATGA
- a CDS encoding peptidase MA family metallohydrolase, with translation MNKTKPIRHVTWLPAILLTCFVSARAVVPDDCWMQRKHGHDAEAQACFEALMRSSDVYLRAEGFWGVEDWDRANEQFRLATQPADSNALYKVRWGLLLHERFNQSDAADLFREALQKDPGNAEAYLGLARVSADGFDGKAATYLAKAIELDPKFSEPHELMAELALENDDRDAAAAEAEKALALEADSLDAMATHAAIELLADRAPDGWFTKMAAINPHYGEGYAQVAHQLELHYRYEDAVTYYRKAIDAAPRLWSAHSALGIELMRLGKEDESRQQLELSYNNGYRNKATVNSLRLLDSYKNFDTIRDNTTILKLHKSEAALLQPYMQAELHSILAAYEKKYQMKLPGPVQVEVYPDHEDFAVRTMGMPGLGALGVTFGDVVAMDSPSARKPGDFNWGATLWHEMSHVYILTATNHRVPRWFTEGLAVHEEGERSPEWSDRVTPDVLVAIRDKKLLPVVKLDRGFVYPEYPAQVIVSYFQAGAICEFIKEKWSEGKLLDMVHSYAKMQSTQQVIQQDLNLAPENFDKQFLAWIDQKYGPEVAHFDQWRDKLKALVAAAQQQQYDVVLKDLPAVLAMYPEYVDEANAYELMAEADKAHDDSKAEAAILTAYEHQGGQMTNMLKRLAALEEAAGEKAEAVATLERLNYIYPVKDEDLHRHLGDLLYAQQQYGRAIVEYNALIASNPVDKAGAQFSLAQAYFAANQKDKAEESVLAALETAPGYRPAQKLLLQLQQASATPK, from the coding sequence ATGAATAAGACAAAGCCAATACGACACGTCACTTGGCTTCCGGCCATCCTGCTCACGTGCTTCGTGTCGGCCCGGGCCGTTGTCCCTGACGACTGCTGGATGCAGCGCAAGCACGGCCATGATGCTGAAGCGCAGGCCTGCTTCGAAGCGCTCATGCGAAGCTCTGATGTTTACCTCCGCGCCGAAGGCTTCTGGGGAGTCGAAGACTGGGATCGCGCCAATGAGCAGTTCCGTCTCGCCACACAGCCAGCAGACAGCAATGCGCTTTACAAAGTGCGCTGGGGTCTGTTGCTGCACGAGCGTTTCAACCAATCCGATGCTGCCGATCTCTTTCGTGAAGCACTCCAGAAAGATCCCGGGAATGCCGAGGCATATCTCGGACTTGCGCGCGTCTCCGCCGATGGCTTCGACGGCAAAGCCGCAACCTATCTTGCGAAAGCCATCGAACTCGATCCGAAATTCTCCGAGCCCCATGAGCTGATGGCTGAACTAGCTCTTGAAAACGATGATCGCGATGCAGCCGCTGCCGAGGCCGAAAAAGCTCTCGCCCTTGAGGCTGATTCGCTTGATGCCATGGCCACACATGCAGCTATCGAATTGCTGGCCGATCGCGCTCCCGATGGATGGTTCACTAAGATGGCGGCCATCAACCCCCATTATGGCGAAGGATACGCGCAGGTCGCACATCAGCTTGAGTTGCACTATCGCTACGAGGATGCAGTCACGTATTACCGCAAGGCGATCGATGCTGCCCCGCGTCTTTGGTCAGCTCATTCGGCTCTGGGCATCGAGCTGATGCGGCTGGGCAAAGAAGACGAGTCGCGCCAGCAACTGGAACTGAGCTACAACAATGGCTATCGTAATAAAGCCACGGTCAACAGCCTGCGACTGCTCGACAGCTACAAGAACTTCGATACGATCCGCGATAACACAACGATTCTGAAACTCCATAAGTCAGAGGCCGCGCTGCTTCAGCCCTACATGCAGGCGGAACTGCATTCGATTCTCGCCGCTTATGAAAAGAAATACCAAATGAAGCTTCCCGGCCCTGTGCAGGTCGAAGTCTATCCCGACCACGAAGACTTTGCTGTGCGCACCATGGGCATGCCTGGGTTGGGCGCTCTCGGCGTGACCTTTGGCGACGTGGTCGCAATGGACAGCCCATCGGCGCGCAAGCCGGGAGACTTCAACTGGGGCGCAACGCTCTGGCATGAGATGAGCCATGTCTACATCCTTACCGCGACCAATCATCGCGTGCCGCGCTGGTTCACAGAAGGCCTCGCTGTGCACGAAGAAGGCGAGCGCTCGCCCGAGTGGAGCGATCGCGTTACGCCTGATGTACTCGTCGCGATACGCGACAAGAAGCTTTTGCCCGTCGTCAAGCTGGATCGCGGCTTCGTCTATCCCGAGTATCCCGCGCAGGTCATTGTTTCCTACTTCCAGGCCGGCGCCATCTGCGAGTTCATCAAGGAAAAGTGGAGCGAAGGCAAGCTCCTCGACATGGTTCATTCGTATGCAAAGATGCAGAGCACGCAGCAGGTGATCCAGCAGGACCTCAACCTCGCGCCAGAGAACTTCGACAAGCAATTCCTCGCGTGGATCGACCAGAAGTACGGCCCGGAAGTCGCGCATTTCGATCAGTGGCGCGATAAGCTCAAGGCGCTCGTCGCTGCGGCGCAGCAGCAACAGTATGACGTTGTGCTGAAGGATTTACCTGCCGTGCTTGCCATGTATCCCGAGTACGTGGACGAAGCAAACGCCTACGAATTGATGGCCGAAGCGGACAAGGCTCACGACGATTCCAAAGCAGAAGCTGCAATCCTGACTGCATATGAACATCAGGGCGGCCAGATGACGAATATGTTGAAACGCCTGGCTGCACTCGAAGAAGCTGCCGGAGAAAAGGCGGAAGCCGTAGCAACGCTTGAACGCCTGAATTACATCTACCCAGTGAAAGACGAAGATCTGCATAGGCATTTAGGCGACCTGCTCTATGCGCAGCAGCAATATGGCCGCGCCATCGTTGAATATAACGCTCTCATAGCGTCCAATCCCGTAGACAAGGCCGGCGCGCAGTTCAGTCTTGCGCAAGCGTACTTCGCTGCAAACCAAAAGGACAAGGCCGAAGAAAGCGTACTGGCCGCGCTCGAAACCGCGCCTGGCTATCGCCCCGCGCAGAAGCTGCTTCTGCAACTGCAACAAGCATCTGCAACTCCCAAATGA
- a CDS encoding DUF885 domain-containing protein codes for MRPNLLATTALFLASVSPFASAQTPATPHESVASRLAAQNALFDDSWQATLKMNPILATAVADYRYNDQLGDYSLAASAARHQRDLADLASIKAIDATGFPEQDLISHDLFLRQLQQRVEDYDLKEFEMPLSASGGGGGIHANLADLPLSMPFDSVKHYEDYISRLHQIPKAFLQTEDVLRAGVSDHLVPVNFIAEKIPGQAEGVIAANPFVLPLKKFPASFSDAEKKRLTDEITSTVNNEVFPAYKQFAAFITTDYIPHTRTTLSINSLGGGKRRYQATLRRFTTTDLTATQIHEIGLKEVDRITGEMTALAKANGYPDLASFRDHVENDPKYQAVSAEAIVEDFRKYIAQMQPRLPELFNLLPKTAVTVEPIPPFQATAATHYQGGTPDGKRPGRVSVAVSDPTHRSYINDEAVAYHEGVPGHHLQITIQQSLTGLPEFRKHGGNSAYTEGWGLYAEELGKEIGFYQDPGSDYGRLRSELFRAVRLVVDTGIHDEGWSRDQVVEYMRGSHAIDEPTIQAETDRYISGPGQACSYKLGQLKIRELRERAKQQLGSKFDLKTFHDEILSGGALPLDLLDARVNRWIKAQLPAMASN; via the coding sequence ATGCGTCCCAACCTGCTGGCTACCACCGCCCTTTTTCTGGCTAGTGTTTCTCCGTTCGCCTCAGCCCAAACGCCCGCAACCCCGCACGAATCCGTGGCATCGCGCCTCGCCGCCCAGAACGCCCTCTTTGACGACTCGTGGCAGGCCACCCTCAAGATGAATCCCATCCTGGCGACTGCCGTCGCCGACTATCGCTACAACGACCAACTCGGCGATTACTCCCTCGCTGCCTCTGCCGCCCGGCACCAGCGCGACCTCGCGGACCTGGCCAGCATCAAGGCCATTGATGCTACAGGCTTTCCCGAGCAGGATCTGATCTCTCACGACCTCTTTCTCCGCCAGCTCCAGCAGCGCGTCGAGGACTACGACCTCAAAGAGTTCGAGATGCCTCTCAGTGCGTCAGGCGGCGGAGGGGGCATCCATGCCAACCTCGCTGACCTTCCGCTGTCCATGCCATTCGACTCGGTAAAGCATTACGAGGACTACATCTCTCGCCTCCATCAGATCCCCAAGGCCTTCCTCCAGACCGAGGATGTCCTCCGCGCCGGCGTGAGCGATCACCTCGTGCCCGTCAATTTCATCGCCGAAAAGATTCCTGGCCAGGCCGAGGGCGTTATCGCTGCCAACCCCTTCGTCCTGCCGCTGAAGAAATTCCCCGCTAGCTTTTCCGATGCGGAGAAAAAGCGTCTCACGGACGAGATCACATCCACGGTCAACAATGAGGTTTTTCCGGCCTACAAGCAGTTTGCTGCCTTCATCACTACGGATTACATCCCCCACACCCGCACTACGCTCTCTATCAACTCCCTCGGCGGAGGCAAGCGCCGCTACCAGGCCACTCTCCGCCGCTTCACCACGACTGACCTCACAGCCACGCAGATTCACGAAATCGGCCTTAAGGAGGTCGACCGCATCACCGGAGAGATGACAGCACTCGCCAAGGCCAACGGCTATCCGGACCTCGCCAGCTTCCGCGACCACGTCGAAAACGATCCCAAGTATCAGGCTGTCTCCGCAGAAGCCATCGTCGAAGACTTCCGCAAGTACATTGCTCAAATGCAGCCGCGCCTGCCTGAACTCTTCAATCTGCTGCCCAAAACCGCCGTCACTGTCGAGCCGATCCCGCCCTTCCAGGCTACCGCCGCCACGCATTACCAGGGTGGAACCCCGGATGGCAAGCGTCCCGGCCGCGTCTCCGTCGCGGTTTCTGACCCCACCCATCGCAGCTATATCAACGACGAGGCTGTCGCCTATCACGAGGGCGTTCCCGGACACCACCTTCAGATCACTATCCAGCAGTCCCTCACCGGCCTGCCAGAGTTCCGTAAACATGGCGGAAACTCCGCATACACCGAGGGCTGGGGCCTTTACGCCGAGGAACTCGGCAAAGAGATTGGCTTCTATCAGGACCCAGGCTCCGATTATGGCCGCCTTCGTTCGGAGCTATTTCGGGCTGTCCGTCTGGTTGTCGATACCGGCATTCACGACGAGGGCTGGAGCCGCGATCAGGTCGTGGAGTATATGCGTGGTTCCCACGCCATCGACGAACCCACCATCCAGGCCGAGACCGACCGCTACATCTCCGGTCCGGGCCAGGCATGTAGCTACAAACTCGGCCAGCTCAAGATCCGCGAGCTACGCGAACGCGCAAAACAGCAGTTGGGCTCTAAGTTCGACCTGAAGACCTTCCATGACGAAATCCTCTCCGGCGGCGCGCTCCCGCTCGACCTCCTCGACGCCCGCGTCAACCGCTGGATCAAGGCCCAGCTTCCCGCAATGGCCAGCAACTGA
- a CDS encoding chloride channel protein gives MRSRPSALRDFTVDRRVWLLTGVALFIGAGAAGLAVLLLRAIALATNLFYYHRLSLALVGPAGSPLSPWIMPVVPVLGGLLVGFLAHYGSDKIRGHGIPEAIEAILLRGARVEPKVALLKPLSAAIAIGSGGPFGAEGPIIMTGGAFGSLVAQWLHLTDAERTTLLVAGAAAGMSATFAAPIAAILLAVELLLFEWRPRSLVPVAVASVVAGALRISWLGAGPLFPVELHSSTPTSLALLVACPIGMLVGLASAGLSRLMYSLEDGFEHVCGHLNVHWMWWPAIGGLGIGIGGFFFPRGLGVGYDNIAELLRGNAPISMLLGLLVAKSLMWTFSLSSGTSGGVLAPLLMIGAALGETVARLAHMPGEIQALWALMGMGAMLSGALGVPLTAILFSLELTHALPALLPMTLACTASYLVTSLIMPRSILTEKLNRRGYHLSREYGVDPLEMVCVGDVMAELSAEIEEASDELELQPNVLAYTDETCRSVAEEMAMTGVVKMQVVDRETGQVCGSISTQELLIGRRRAIVRELERNRSFQLESQREG, from the coding sequence ATGAGGTCTCGACCTTCCGCGTTGCGCGACTTCACTGTGGATCGACGGGTATGGCTTTTGACAGGAGTGGCGCTGTTTATCGGCGCGGGTGCGGCAGGTTTGGCTGTGCTCTTGCTGCGAGCCATTGCTCTGGCGACAAACCTCTTTTACTACCATCGTTTGAGCTTGGCTTTGGTCGGCCCTGCGGGATCTCCGCTCTCACCGTGGATCATGCCCGTTGTACCAGTTCTTGGCGGACTATTGGTAGGATTCCTCGCACACTACGGGTCAGATAAGATACGCGGGCACGGAATCCCAGAAGCAATTGAAGCAATCCTGCTACGCGGCGCGCGCGTAGAGCCCAAGGTAGCGCTGCTTAAACCTCTTTCTGCAGCGATCGCCATCGGCTCGGGTGGGCCGTTCGGCGCGGAAGGGCCGATCATCATGACTGGCGGCGCCTTCGGCTCACTTGTTGCACAATGGCTACACCTTACGGATGCCGAACGAACTACGTTGCTGGTGGCCGGCGCGGCTGCGGGTATGTCTGCAACGTTTGCAGCGCCGATCGCTGCGATTCTGCTGGCGGTCGAGTTATTGTTGTTCGAGTGGAGGCCACGTTCTCTGGTACCAGTCGCAGTGGCAAGTGTTGTCGCTGGCGCATTGCGGATCAGCTGGCTCGGAGCGGGGCCATTATTTCCCGTCGAACTGCACTCGTCCACTCCAACGAGCCTGGCGCTCCTTGTTGCCTGTCCAATTGGAATGCTTGTTGGCCTTGCCTCTGCCGGCCTGAGCCGCTTGATGTATAGCCTCGAAGATGGGTTTGAGCATGTTTGTGGTCATCTGAATGTGCATTGGATGTGGTGGCCGGCGATTGGCGGCCTCGGCATTGGCATCGGCGGTTTCTTTTTCCCGCGTGGGTTGGGTGTTGGGTACGATAACATTGCGGAATTGTTGCGCGGGAACGCTCCAATTTCGATGCTGCTGGGGCTGCTTGTCGCCAAGTCGCTGATGTGGACATTTTCGCTGAGTTCCGGTACATCGGGCGGCGTATTGGCTCCTTTGTTGATGATCGGCGCTGCGCTGGGGGAAACGGTTGCTCGACTGGCGCATATGCCAGGCGAAATACAGGCTCTTTGGGCGTTGATGGGGATGGGAGCAATGCTCTCGGGAGCGTTGGGTGTGCCCCTTACGGCGATCCTCTTCTCACTGGAGCTGACCCATGCTCTGCCTGCTCTATTACCTATGACACTCGCATGCACAGCTTCGTACCTTGTTACCTCACTGATCATGCCTCGGTCTATTCTCACGGAGAAGCTGAATCGCCGGGGGTACCATCTGTCTCGCGAATATGGCGTGGACCCACTTGAGATGGTCTGTGTGGGGGATGTGATGGCGGAACTGTCAGCCGAAATTGAGGAGGCCAGCGACGAGCTAGAGCTTCAGCCCAATGTGCTTGCATATACAGATGAGACTTGCCGGTCCGTGGCGGAGGAGATGGCAATGACAGGGGTGGTGAAGATGCAGGTGGTAGATCGCGAGACTGGTCAGGTCTGTGGAAGTATCAGCACGCAGGAACTATTGATTGGACGCAGGCGAGCTATCGTGCGCGAGTTGGAGCGGAACAGATCTTTCCAGCTTGAGTCACAAAGAGAGGGATAA
- a CDS encoding multicopper oxidase family protein, producing MNRREILKLGGMALAQAGASRILFGAQAAAVESKADYTLRIAPVTVELDRSHILSTIGYNGIAPGPVLRMREGRPVTVEVINDTDTPELVHWHGMLIPPEVDGTEEEGAPVVAPRGKRRFNLTPGPAGSRWYHSHAMAMDDLHKGAYTGQFGFVYVENGRDPGQYDQELFLALRDWEPFFTGTMDDEDDDTHDGPLLEKPATLNTDPDGLEVGSMTYSINDKALGSGEPIRVRQGQRLLIHFLNASAIENRRIAFAGHRMKVIALDGNPVPTPQLLDSIFVGAGERIDVEVEMKNPGVWVLGSTEKTVRESGLGVVVEYADQHRPPQWVDPPKARWDYTIFGAAGSSSPAPQQTIELIFEKIPGGAGKFNLWLVNGKPYPHEREFVLQQGARYRLVMRNRTDDAHPMHLHRHLWELAEINGKKTAGIIKDTVVVPYYGRAVVDFTADQPGLALFHCHIQQHMDYGFKALFRYA from the coding sequence GTGAACAGACGCGAAATCCTCAAGCTTGGCGGCATGGCTCTGGCGCAGGCCGGAGCGTCACGAATTCTGTTTGGCGCACAGGCCGCAGCCGTTGAAAGCAAAGCCGATTACACTCTGCGGATCGCTCCGGTGACCGTCGAGCTCGACCGCTCGCATATTCTTTCGACCATTGGCTACAACGGCATTGCGCCCGGGCCGGTGCTGCGGATGCGCGAGGGTAGGCCGGTCACGGTCGAGGTAATCAACGATACGGATACACCGGAACTGGTGCATTGGCACGGGATGCTGATCCCTCCGGAGGTCGATGGCACGGAGGAAGAAGGTGCGCCGGTTGTGGCTCCGCGCGGGAAGCGGCGCTTTAATCTCACTCCCGGACCTGCCGGAAGCCGCTGGTATCACTCCCACGCAATGGCGATGGATGATCTACACAAGGGCGCTTACACCGGTCAGTTTGGCTTTGTGTATGTCGAGAACGGTCGCGATCCGGGCCAATACGATCAGGAGCTCTTCCTCGCGCTGCGAGACTGGGAGCCGTTTTTTACCGGCACGATGGACGATGAAGACGACGATACGCATGATGGGCCGTTGCTGGAGAAGCCAGCCACGCTCAATACCGATCCGGACGGCCTTGAAGTTGGTTCGATGACCTACTCGATCAATGACAAGGCTCTTGGATCGGGCGAGCCGATCCGTGTCCGCCAGGGCCAGCGGCTGTTGATTCACTTCCTCAATGCCAGCGCGATTGAAAACCGCCGCATTGCCTTTGCCGGACACCGGATGAAAGTAATCGCGCTGGATGGAAACCCTGTCCCAACTCCGCAATTGCTCGATTCGATCTTTGTCGGCGCGGGTGAACGCATTGATGTCGAGGTCGAAATGAAGAATCCTGGGGTCTGGGTTCTTGGCTCGACGGAGAAGACGGTGCGCGAATCGGGACTGGGCGTTGTGGTCGAATACGCGGACCAGCACCGTCCACCGCAGTGGGTCGATCCGCCTAAAGCGCGCTGGGACTACACCATCTTCGGGGCCGCCGGTTCCAGCTCACCCGCGCCGCAACAGACGATCGAGTTGATCTTTGAGAAGATCCCGGGCGGAGCCGGCAAATTCAATTTGTGGCTTGTAAACGGCAAGCCTTATCCGCACGAACGGGAATTTGTGTTGCAGCAAGGCGCGCGTTATCGGCTTGTCATGCGAAATCGCACAGACGATGCCCATCCCATGCACCTGCACCGCCATCTGTGGGAGCTGGCCGAAATCAATGGGAAAAAGACCGCCGGCATAATTAAGGATACGGTTGTCGTGCCGTACTATGGCCGGGCCGTCGTCGACTTTACGGCGGATCAGCCCGGGCTTGCTCTGTTCCATTGCCATATCCAGCAGCACATGGACTACGGCTTCAAGGCCCTTTTTCGATATGCATAA
- a CDS encoding YheT family hydrolase: MGSIPTSRPNSRTNPEDSVLIDFVIPPILSDDSSSTPVQSISASQVDGRHSSFERPHADWFTPFEPLSWLRGGHAQTLAGNYWPRVLREIPHDPVAVDVDPADRSRVLCHCHWQAEQVRADRLTLVLLHGLEGSSDSRYILGITQLAWDAGCNIIRMNMRNCGGTDTWSPTLYHSGLSADVEAVLHYFVDLYGLRRVAMAGYSMGGNLVLKLAGELGAQAPEWLVGVVGVSPAIDLAASADALHEPSNCMYERHFLRNLMRRFRRKSELFPDIYSMDGLGQIRTIREFDDRITARHSGFSGADDYYFRAASARVVARITIPALVLHALDDPFIRLTQESRHALMANRAVTLVETQHGGHCAFLQKTNRSDATSFPFVPRDCRHWAEASLVRYLMAVAGHGDGS; the protein is encoded by the coding sequence GTGGGTTCGATCCCCACTAGCCGCCCCAATTCTCGCACAAATCCAGAAGATTCTGTTCTAATCGACTTCGTGATCCCGCCGATTCTTTCGGACGATTCCTCATCAACTCCAGTGCAGAGCATATCGGCCAGCCAGGTCGACGGGCGGCATTCGTCTTTCGAGCGCCCGCATGCGGACTGGTTTACGCCCTTTGAACCGCTGTCGTGGCTGCGAGGCGGTCATGCGCAGACTTTGGCTGGAAACTACTGGCCGCGCGTTCTCCGCGAGATTCCGCATGATCCGGTGGCAGTTGACGTTGATCCTGCGGACCGCAGCCGGGTTTTGTGCCATTGCCACTGGCAGGCGGAACAGGTACGGGCGGATAGGCTGACTCTAGTGCTGCTGCACGGCTTGGAGGGCTCTTCGGATTCGCGCTACATCCTTGGAATCACGCAACTGGCCTGGGATGCCGGTTGCAACATCATTCGCATGAATATGCGGAACTGCGGCGGCACGGATACCTGGTCTCCCACGCTCTACCACTCCGGATTGTCGGCAGACGTGGAAGCTGTGCTGCATTATTTCGTAGATCTGTACGGGCTCCGGCGGGTGGCTATGGCCGGTTATTCGATGGGTGGGAATCTGGTGTTGAAGCTGGCGGGTGAGCTTGGCGCACAGGCCCCCGAGTGGCTGGTGGGCGTCGTGGGAGTAAGCCCGGCGATCGATCTGGCAGCCAGCGCCGATGCGCTGCATGAACCTTCCAATTGCATGTACGAGCGTCATTTTTTGCGCAACCTCATGCGGCGGTTCCGGCGCAAATCCGAGCTGTTTCCGGATATCTATTCCATGGACGGCTTGGGGCAGATCCGGACGATTCGGGAGTTTGACGACCGGATCACGGCGCGCCACAGCGGATTTTCTGGGGCAGACGATTATTATTTCCGGGCGGCGAGCGCCAGGGTGGTTGCGCGAATTACGATTCCAGCGCTGGTGCTCCATGCTTTAGATGACCCCTTCATTCGTCTTACTCAAGAATCGAGACACGCCTTGATGGCGAACCGTGCCGTCACGCTGGTCGAGACACAGCACGGAGGCCATTGCGCATTTCTCCAGAAGACGAATAGAAGCGATGCGACGAGCTTTCCATTTGTTCCTCGAGATTGCCGTCACTGGGCCGAAGCATCGTTGGTTCGCTATCTGATGGCCGTGGCGGGGCATGGCGATGGAAGCTGA